Proteins encoded within one genomic window of Gadus macrocephalus chromosome 16, ASM3116895v1:
- the tlcd1 gene encoding TLC domain-containing protein 1, whose amino-acid sequence MEVLLNHPCAVVLVCALLFRVAHCLLQNLPVPKVVRGEEFRAWKWKNLSVSLVHSLLTGAWALSCVLIYPETVHNLHSYFVPVSYLLVCVSTGYFVQDAGDIILTGHARGSWEFLVHHTLVIWCFGYALFTKLYVSGAVVALFVEVNSVTLHLRLMLKLAEQMSSPAFQVNKMLNLFTYVFFRLSAQGYLTWYIVYNYSWLDHASFFLAAMVLMNGMILVYFYRLLRADFCPRPKRTGTQNGTHKSAPMTQKFLTD is encoded by the exons ATGGAGGTGCTGCTGAACCACCCTTGTGCGGTGGTGCTGGTGTGCGCCCTGCTGTTCAGGGTGGCGCACTGCCTGCTGCAGAACCTGCCGGTGCCCAAGGTGGTGCGCGGGGAAGAGTTCCGCGcctggaagtggaagaacctgTCGGTGTCCCTGGTGCACTCCCTGCTCACTGGTGCCTGGGCCCTGAGCTG TGTGCTGATATATCCAGAGACGGTGCACAACCTGCACTCCTACTTCGTCCCGGTGTCGTACCTACTCGTATGTGTCTCAACAG GGTACTTTGTACAGGATGCAGGTGACATCATTCTTACCGGTCATGCTAGAGGATCATGGGAGTTCCTAGTTCATCACACACTG GTCATCTGGTGTTTCGGGTACGCCCTCTTCACCAAGCTCTACGTGTCGGGCGCGGTGGTGGCGCTCTTCGTGGAGGTCAACAGCGTCACCCTACACTTGAGGCTGATGCTGAAGCTAGCCGAACAGATGTCCTCGCCGGCCTTCCAGGTCAACAAAATGCTCAACCTCTTCACCTACGTGTTCTTCCGGCTGAGCGCCCAGGGCTACCTGACCTGGTACATCGTGTACAACTACTCGTGGTTGGACCACGCCAGCTTCTTCCTGGCCGCCATGGTGTTGATGAACGGCATGATCCTGGTCTACTTTTACCGGCTGCTGCGCGCCGACTTTTGCCCCCGCCCCAAACGCACGGGCACGCAAAACGGGACGCACAAATCCGCCCCAATGACTCAGAAGTTCCTCACCGACTAA
- the nek8 gene encoding serine/threonine-protein kinase Nek8, whose translation MEKYEKIKVVGRGAFGIVHLCRRRGDGAAVILKEIPVEQMTRDERLSAQNECQVLKLLNHPNIIEYYENFLEDKALMIAMEYAPGGTLADYIQKRCNSLLDEDTILHFFVQILLAMYHVHNKLILHRDLKTQNILLDKHQMIVKIGDFGISKILVSKSKAYTVVGTPCYISPELCEGKPYNQKSDIWALGCVLYELASLKRAFEAANLPALVLKIMSGTFAPISDRYSPELRGLVLNMLNLDPSKRPQLNEIMALPVCIRPLLNLYTDIGNVKMRRIEKPLSNVQHGPHGRPGGRIPGSRSRDGALGLGMGKVHTLPLSSVYTWGSGIAAPLRLPMLNTEVLQVSLGRTQRMGVTRSGRLITWEVPSVGCGEPSLPGGMEPMQPQFISRFLEGQSGVTIKSVACGDLFTTCMTDRGIIMTFGSGSNGCLGHGSFNDVSQPKIVEALPRYELVQVSCGASHVLAVTNEREVFAWGRGDNGEPP comes from the exons ATGGAGAAGTATGAAAAGATTAAAGTGGTCGGGAGAGGAGCTTTCGG CATCGTGCACCTCTGCCGCCGACGCGGCGACGGCGCGGCCGTCATCCTCAAGGAGATCCCCGTGGAGCAGATGACACGCGACGAGCGCCTCTCTGCCCAGAACGAGTGCCAGGTCCTCAAGCTGCTCAACCACCCCAACATCATAGAGTACTATGAGAACTTCCTGGAGGACAAGGCCCTGATGATAGCCATGGAGTATGCGCCAG GGGGCACACTTGCGGACTACATCCAGAAGCGCTGCAACTCCCTGCTGGATGAGGACACCATCCTGCACTTCTTCGTGCAGATCCTGCTGGCCATGTACCACGTGCACAACAAGCTGATCCTGCACCGCGACCTCAAGACCCAGAACATCCTGCTGGACAAGCACCAGATGATCGTCAAGATCGGAGACTTCGGCATCTCCAAGATCCTCGTGAGCAAGAGCAAAGCGTACACG GTGGTGGGCACTCCCTGCTACATCTCTCCAGAACTGTGCGAGGGGAAGCCCTACAACCAGAAGAGTGACATTTGGGCTCTGGGCTGCGTCCTGTACGAGCTGGCCAGCCTCAAGAGAGCCTTCGAGGCCGCG AATCTGCCCGCTCTGGTTCTGAAGATCATGAGCGGGACCTTCGCCCCGATCTCGGACCGCTACAGCCCCGAGCTCAGGGGGCTGGTGCTCAACATGCTGAACCTGGACCCCTCCAAGAGGCCCCAGCTCAACGAGATCATGGCCCTCCCTGTGTGCATCCGACCGCTGCTCAACCTCTACACCGACATAGGCAACGTCAAGATGCGCAG AATAGAGAAACCCCTTTCCAACGTGCAGCACGGCCCCCACGGTAGACCGGGGGGCAGGATCCCTGGCTCCAGGTCCCGAG acggaGCCCTGGGGCTGGGCATGGGCAAGGTGCACACGCTGCCCCTGTCCTCGGTCTACACCTGGGGCAGCGGCATCGCCGCCCCGCTGCGCCTGCCCATGCTCAACACGGAGGTGCTGCAGGTGTCCCTGGGACGCACCCAGAGGATGGGGGTCACGCGCTCCGGCCGGCTCATCACCTGGGAG GTCCCGTCCGTAGGTTGCGGCGAGCCCAGTCTCCCCGGCGGCATGGAACCCATGCAGCCTCAGTTCATCTCCCGCTTCCTGGAGGGCCAATCTGGGGTCACCATCAAGTCTGTGGCCTGCGGGGACCTCTTCACCACCTGCATGACGG ACAGAGGCATCATCATGACGTTTGGCAGCGGGAGCAACGGCTGCCTGGGTCACGGCAGCTTCAACGACGTCAGCCAG CCCAAGATAGTAGAGGCCCTGCCTCGCTATGAGCTGGTGCAGGTCTCCTGTGGGGCGTCCCATGTGCTTGCTGTGACCAATGAGAGAGAAGTGTTCGCTTGGGGTCGAGGAGACAATGGTGAGCCACCCTGA
- the tada2a gene encoding transcriptional adapter 2-alpha: protein MDRLASFGSDPFDKPPCRGCSSYLTEPYIKCAECGPSPFLLCLQCFTKGFEYKKHESDHKYEIMTSDFPVLDPGWTAQEEMSLLEAVMDCGFGNWQDVAYQMRSKSKEECESHYMKNFINNPLFSSTLLSLRQIEESRSADGAIAFKPTEDPPRPTFDSVLSRDMAGYMPARADFMEEFDNYAEWDLKDIDFVDDDSDVLHSLKVAVVDIYHSRLKERQRRKKIVRDHGLINLRKFQMLERCYPKEVQELYDVMRRFARVAGPTEHDKFIESHALEFELRREIRRLQEYRKAGIQSFCSAKVYERVKRVREDERRKRTMLCDVLQYIQDGRACQQWLSKQAAIDSGITPVVTTITMSTTGRRSAPPLNLTGLPGTEKLNEREKELCQVVRLVPGAYLEYKQALLSECRRQGGLRLAQARSLIKIDVNKTRKIYDFLIREGCINKA from the exons ATGGATCGCTTAGCATCTTTTGGAA GTGATCCTTTTGACAAGCCTCCATGCAGGGGCTGTTCGTCTTACCTCACCGAGCCCTACATCAAGTGTGCAGAGTGCGGTCCCTCGCCCTTCCTGCTATGCCTACAG tgtttcaCCAAGGGATTTGAGTATAAAAAACACGAGAGCGATCATAAATATGAAATCATG ACATCAGATTTTCCTGTGTTGGACCCTGGGTGGACCGCCCAGGAGGAGATGTCTCTCTTGGAGGCCGTGATGGACTGTGGCTTTGGCAATTG GCAGGATGTGGCGTATCAGATGCGTTCTAAAAGCAAAGAGGAATGCGAGAGCCACTACATGAAGAACTTCATCAACAACCCCCTGTTCTCCTCCACCTTGCTCAGCCTGCGACAGATCGAGGAGTCTCGCTCTGCGGACGGAGCCATCGCCTTCAAAC CCACAGAGGACCCCCCCAGGCCCACGTTTGACTCGGTTCTGTCCAGGGACATGGCGGGATACATGCCTGCCAGGGCAGACTTCATGGAG GAGTTTGACAACTACGCTGAATGGGATCTGAAAGATATTGACTTTGTGGACGATGACTCAGACGTCTTGCACT cTTTAAAGGTTGCAGTCGTGGATATATATCACTCACGACTAAAGGAAAGACAGCGCAGGAAGAA AATCGTCCGAGACCACGGGCTGATAAACCTACGGAAATTCCAGA TGCTGGAGCGCTGCTACCCGAAGGAGGTGCAGGAGCTCTACGACGTCATGAGGAGGTTCGCCCGGGTGGCCGGCCCCACCGAGCACGACAAGTTCATCGAGAGCCACGCCC TGGAGTTTGAGCTGAGGAGGGAGATACGCAGACTGCAGGAGTACAGGAAGGCAGGGATCCAGTCCTTCTGCA GTGCCAAGGTGTACGAGCGGGTGAAGCGCGTGCGTGAGGACGAGCGCAGGAAGCGGACCATGCTGTGTGATGTCCTGCAGTACATCCAAGATGGCCGCGCCTGCCAGCAGTGGCTCAGTAAACAGGCCGCCAT AGACTCTGGCATCACTCCTGttgtcaccaccatcaccatgtcAA CGACGGGCAGGAGGAGCGCCCCCCCGCTGAACCTCACGGGCCTCCCCGGGACCGAGAAGCTGaacgagagggagaaggag ctgtgcCAGGTGGTGCGTTTGGTGCCGGGGGCCTACCTGGAGTACAAGCAGGCCCTGCTCAGCGAGTGCCGGCGCCAGGGGGGCCTGCGGCTGGCCCAGGCCCGCTCGCTCATCAAGATCGACGTCAACAAGACGCGCAAGATCTACGACTTCCTCATCCGCGAGGGCTGCATCAACAAGGCCTAG
- the dusp14 gene encoding dual specificity protein phosphatase 14 yields the protein MGSRSQGFFHHRSMVPAAVPRLLAETTSLLGGIAQITPNLFLSRGNVASNRSLLLSKGITCVVNATIELPNFNWPHVEYVKVPLADMPHSPLSLYFDSIADKIHSVGRKRGAVLVHCAAGVSRSASLCLAYLMKYHRVSLAEAHAWVKARRPVIRPNGGFWRQLIEYERKLFGRNSVKMVQTPYGVIPDVYERDRRTLAPYWGL from the coding sequence ATGGGTTCCCGCAGCCAGGGTTTCTTCCACCACCGCTCCATGGTGCCCGCGGCCGTGCCCCGACTGCTGGCCGAGACCACCAGCCTGCTGGGGGGCATCGCGCAGATCACCCCCAACCTGTTCCTCAGCCGGGGCAACGTGGCGTCCAACCGCAGCCTGCTGCTGTCCAAGGGCATCACGTGCGTGGTCAACGCCACCATCGAGCTGCCCAACTTCAACTGGCCCCACGTGGAGTACGTCAAGGTGCCCCTGGCCGACATGCCCCACTCGCCGCTCTCGCTGTACTTCGACAGCATCGCCGACAAGATCCACAGCGTGGGGCGCAAGCGCGGGGCCGTGCTGGTGCACTGCGCGGCCGGGGTGAGCCGCTCGGCGTCGCTGTGCCTGGCCTACCTCATGAAGTACCACCGCGTGTCCCTGGCCGAGGCCCACGCCTGGGTGAAGGCCCGGCGGCCCGTCATCAGGCCCAACGGGGGCTTCTGGCGCCAGCTCATCGAGTACGAGAGGAAGCTGTTCGGCAGGAACTCGGTGAAGATGGTGCAGACGCCCTACGGGGTCATACCCGACGTCTACGAGAGGGACCGCAGGACCCTGGCGCCGTACTGGGGCctgtga